The Streptomyces sp. NBC_01439 genome contains the following window.
CGCGCCTGGACCGGGAACGGCGGCTGGCCCCCGAGGCGGCCGTGGCCATCGTCGCGGACGTCGCCGACGCGCTGGCGGCGGCGCACGCGGCGGGCGTCGTCCACCGGGACGTCAAGCCGGAGAACGTCCTGCTGGACATGCAGGGCCGGCTCGGCCCCGGCGGCTCGCACCCGGCGCTGCTGACCGACTTCGGCGTGGCCAAGCTGATCGACTCCCCGCGGCGGGCCTCCACGGGCCGCGCCTCGGCCCCGACGACCCGGATCATCGGCACCCCGGACTACCTGGCGCCGGAGATCGTCGAGGGCTTGCCCCCGCGTGCCGCGGTGGACATCTACGCCCTGGCCACGGTCCTGTACGAGCTGCTGGCCGGATTCACCCCCTTCGGCGGGGGCCACCCGGGCGCGGTCCTGCGGCGGCACGTGACGGAGACGGTGGTCCCGCTGCCGGGGATCCCCGACGAGCTGTGGCAGCTCATGGTGCAGTGCCTGGCCAAGGCCCCGGCCTCGCGGCTGCGGGCCTCGGAGCTGTCGGTCCGGCTGCGGGACCTGCTGCCGATGCTGGCCGGCATGCCGCCGCTGGACGTGGACGAGCCGGACGACGCGGATCCGGACCCCGAGCCCTCGGAGGAACCGGCGGCCGACCCGGTCCGGCGGCGGGGCGTGGTCCCGCTGGTGCCGGGCTCGGCGACCGACTCCAACCGGGACACCCACACCTCGATGCGGGTGCCGGGGCCCGACGAGCTGGCGGGCGGGGCGCTGGGCACCGCCCGCGTTCCGCGCCCGGCGGGCGGTCACCGCCCCGG
Protein-coding sequences here:
- a CDS encoding serine/threonine-protein kinase gives rise to the protein MARKIGSRYTAHQILGRGSAGTVWLGEGPDGPVAVKLLREDLASDQELVGRFVQERSALLGLEHPHVVSVRDLVVDGNDLALVMDLVRGTDLRTRLDRERRLAPEAAVAIVADVADALAAAHAAGVVHRDVKPENVLLDMQGRLGPGGSHPALLTDFGVAKLIDSPRRASTGRASAPTTRIIGTPDYLAPEIVEGLPPRAAVDIYALATVLYELLAGFTPFGGGHPGAVLRRHVTETVVPLPGIPDELWQLMVQCLAKAPASRLRASELSVRLRDLLPMLAGMPPLDVDEPDDADPDPEPSEEPAADPVRRRGVVPLVPGSATDSNRDTHTSMRVPGPDELAGGALGTARVPRPAGGHRPGSARHRAEAARKRRLILSVSALALASAIGLGTWLAVSGDEAPPPQDSKQSVPAKR